The following are encoded in a window of Mustela nigripes isolate SB6536 chromosome 1, MUSNIG.SB6536, whole genome shotgun sequence genomic DNA:
- the TIGD4 gene encoding tigger transposable element-derived protein 4, with translation MAEASEDASALPVTVKKKKSLSIEEKIDIINAVESGKKKAEIAAEYGIKKNSLSSIMKNKDKVLEAFESLRFDPKRKRLRTAFYTDLEEALMRWYRIAQCLNVPVNGPMLRLKANDFAQKLGHNDFKCSNGWLDRFKSRYGLVFRAQPVEATGVPVDPSTVWHQNVLPYYLNDYHPKNVFNIKETGLLYRMLPTNTFAFKGETCSIGKLCKDRITLVVGTNMDGSEKLPLLIIGKNRNPHCFKGIKSLPVCYEANKMAWMTSDIFEQWMRKLDEKFQAQQRRVVIFVDSFPSHPEVKNLKSIELAFFPSCLSSKFIAMKQGVIKSLKIKYRHCLIKKFLSSVEGSKEFTFSLLDAVDTLHLCWRAVTPETIVKSYEEAGFKSQKGESDKTNAETDAGLDLVAHAQAAGVEFPEGLSIEEYAALDDDLETCEAAPETDSVWTEESHSEETGFYTSDEEDDGGSLGTELPLPSKNEALTALDTLKNFLRSQDINDELHNSLADLEIFINSSSK, from the coding sequence ATGGCAGAAGCTTCAGAGGATGCCTCAGCCCTGCCCGTgacagtgaagaaaaagaaaagtttatccATTGAAGAAAAGATCGACATCATCAATGCAGTAGAAAGTGgcaagaaaaaggcagaaattgCAGCTGAatatggaataaagaaaaattcattgtCTTCTATTATGAAGAATAAAGACAAAGTTCTAGAAGCCTTTGAATCTCTGAGATTTGATCCGAAGAGAAAAAGACTGAGAACTGCTTTTTACACAGATCTGGAAGAAGCATTAATGAGGTGGTATCGAATTGCTCAGTGTCTGAATGTGCCAGTTAATGGTCCAATGTTGCGTCTAAAAGCTAATGATTTTGCCCAGAAACTGGGACATAATGATTTTAAGTGCAGTAATGGATGGCTGGATCGCTTTAAATCTAGGTATGGTTTAGTATTCAGAGCTCAACCCGTAGAAGCTACGGGTGTACCAGTAGACCCTTCAACTGTCTGGCATCAAAATGTACTTCcttattatttaaatgattatcATCCTAAAAACGTTTTCAATATAAAAGAGACTGGGCTGCTTTATCGAATGTTGCCTACaaatacatttgcatttaaagGAGAGACATGCTCCATCGGAAAGTTATGCAAAGACAGAATAACGCTGGTGGTTGGGACAAACATGGATGGCTCAGAGAAACTTCCTTTGCTTATCATTGGAAAAAACAGAAATCCACATTGTTTCAAAGGTATAAAATCATTGCCTGTGTGTTATGAAGCTAACAAAATGGCATGGATGACCTCAGACATATTTGAACAATGGATGCGGAAGCTTGATGAGAAATTTCAAGCCCAGCAACGAAGAGTGGtgatttttgttgattcttttccTTCACATCCAGAGGTAAAGAACCTAAAGTCCATTGAGTTAGCATTCTTTCCATCATGTTTATCTTCCAAATTTATAGCAATGAAACAAGGTGTTATTAaaagccttaaaataaaatatcgaCATTGTCTTATCAAGAAATTTTTAAGCTCTGTTGAAGGCAGCAAAGAATTTACATTTTCCCTACTAGATGCAGTTGATACTTTGCACCTTTGTTGGAGGGCTGTAACCCCAGAGACTATTGTTAAGAGCTATGAAGAGGCAGGATTCAAATCTCAAAAGGGAGAAAGTGACAAGACCAATGCAGAGACAGACGCTGGTCTTGATTTGGTTGCCCATGCTCAGGCAGCAGGCGTGGAATTTCCTGAAGGTTTATCTATAGAAGAGTATGCTGCCCTTGATGATGATTTGGAGACATGTGAAGCTGCACCAGAAACTGACTCGGTATGGACCGAAGAAAGTCACTCAGAGGAAACTGGATTTTATACTTCTGATGAAGAGGATGATGGTGGTTCTCTAGGAACTGAACTCCCTTTGCCATCAAAAAATGAGGCATTAACTGCTTTAGATactcttaaaaattttcttagaaGTCAAGATATAAATGATGAGCTTCATAATTCTTTAGCAGaccttgaaatttttattaactcATCATCTAAATAA